CATGTCCGGTGTGACAGGCTGCACCACCGCGCTGCTCGACTTTCAGCAAAACAGTATCATCATCACAGTCGATCCGGATTTCTTTGACCAGTTGAAAATTTCCTGATGTTTTGCCTTTGACCCACAAAGTCTGTCGGCTGCGGCTGTAATACGTGGCCTTGCCGGTGGCGAGCGTCGTTTTCCAGGCTTCTTCATTCATGAAGGCCAGCATTAACACGACACCGGTGCGACAATCCTGGACAACAGCAGGCACAAGGCCTCCCATCTTGCTAAAGTCGAGCTTGATCATGTGATATGCACCTTAACTCGTGTCCACCCATAAATGGCATCTTTCGGCCCAGGACGGCGTTCTTACGCCTTTGCCAAGGCTTCGGCGGCACAAGCGCTTTTTTGCAATCCTCAACGTAGCGCGCTACGCCTGCGGTTGCAAAAAAGCTGCGGCCTTCCGTCTTCGCCTGAAGGCTTCGCCGCGACACGTGTCCTGAACCAAAATCTACAATTTCTGGATGGACACAACTCAGAAATATTTTAAATCTTAAAAGATCCCGCAAGCCTGCATGGATGGATGCCGGCAGGGTAAATTAAAACTAATTTAGTTAACGAGAATGTGGAGTAAAGTCAAACTGTTTTTTATTCCGGACGGCTTCGGGGTCCTGGAAAGGGCTCAAAGCTGCGCTGACCGGTGGCAT
The Candidatus Desulfatibia profunda genome window above contains:
- the hisI gene encoding phosphoribosyl-AMP cyclohydrolase translates to MIKLDFSKMGGLVPAVVQDCRTGVVLMLAFMNEEAWKTTLATGKATYYSRSRQTLWVKGKTSGNFQLVKEIRIDCDDDTVLLKVEQRGGAACHTGHESCFFKLVENGAVRVVGKPLFDPEEVYKK